Sequence from the Burkholderia sp. GAS332 genome:
CCGCCTATATATAACGCAATGCATGGGGCATTAACAAGCAGCGGCCAGCAATAGATGGAATTTGGCCAAAACTCCGCCTGGGAAGCCTGGCGACTGAAATCAAGCCTTCAACGGCAGCCAGATTTCGAGCCCACCCATACCGCTGACCGGATCGAACTTCTCGTCATAGCGCTCGAAGTTCGGCGCATCGGCAGGCACATGTCCCGACGCCGGCAGCCATTGATTCCAGATCGTGTTAACGGTGCGCCGGATCGTCGAGATATGCTCGCGATGGCTGAAAACCGCATACCGCTGCGCGGGAATACGTACGCGGCTCAACTCGGCGGGCAGCGCCGAAAAGTCGCTGACTTCGACGCCGCACAGGTAGTCGAAATTGCCCGCATCATCCGCGTTGTAGCAAACGCCGTAAGCTACGCCGCCTACTTGCCCCGGCACCTTGCCGTAGTAGGCGCCAAAGCGCTGCCATTGCGAGGGAATGGCGGTGCTGGTGTCGCAGGTATAGCGCTCGCTCAAACCCGCAATGAGAAACGGTTTGCCGTCTTCGAAACGCGGCGGTTCGAGATGCGTGAGAAGGGTTTCGTCCATTTTGATCGGCTCCACGAGGGTAAGGTTGTCGAGGTGACCACGCGCACGCAGCGTTTCGGGTGTGAGTCCGAACTGCTCGCGAAACGCGCGCGTGAATGCTTCGTGAGAACCGTAACCGGCGTCGATGGCGACCGTCAGGATGTCGGGTGCGCCGCCGGCGAGGCGACGTGCCGCTTCGCTCAGGCGGCGCGCGCGAACGTAGCGCATCACCGATAGCCCGGTGGCCGCTTCGAAAGCACGCGCCAGGTGAAAACGCGACACGCATCCACAATTGGCGATGTCGTCGAGCGTTAGCTCGCGGGCAAAATGGCTTTCGATAAACCAGAGTGCTTTTCCAACGGGGTTCATATCGGCTCTCATGTCTGCATGAAGCCAGCATAGCCAGGTGCGGTGAGGCGCATTTGATCGCGCTTGCGGTTTTGCGATTGTTTTTCCGATTAACCCTGATCGGTCGTCATGGCCGCACGCTCAGGTGGGCGAAACGTCTTCGGCCGGCGAAGTCGTGGCGAATCAGTTCGGAAACGTCGGTGCTGGTGGTCATGATCTAGCTCCTTCGTATGCTTGCTTCGTATTCGCCCCGCGCAGGTCAATAGTTTTCCGTCGCTGCCTTGTTGCCAGTGGCGCGAGGATGTTCCGATGCCGGTGTGTCGTAACCGTGTGCGTGTGCGTCCGCGTCCGCGCGAGCGCCGCCAGGCTGCCCCGGACGCAGCAGCAAACCGCCCAGCACACCCGCCGCCGCGGCGAAGATCGCACCGAACAGAAACGCCAGGTGATAACCGCTGTTGAGCGCCGCCGTGGCGCTCCCGGATGCCTGCATCGCGTCGCTGCGCGCGGCAGCGAGGCTCGCGAGCACGGCGAGACCGAGTGCGCCACCCATCATGAACGACGTATTGACGATGCCGGACGCGAGGCCCGAATCGCTCGGATCGGCGTCGCTCATGGCGGCCAGCAGCATCGGATTGAACGCGATGCCCGCGCCGAAGCCGAGCAGGATCATGCCGGGCAGCACGTCGAGCACGAAGCTGCCATTGACTGGCGCGCGCGCAAACAGCGCGAGGCCACATGCCGCGACCAGCAGCCCGGCGGCAAGCGGAAGGCGCAGACCGAAGCGCATTACCACGCGCGCCGACAGGCCCAGCGAAAAGAACGCCATGATCAGATTGGCCGGCAGGAACGCGAGCCCGACCTGCAACGGCCGGTAGCCGAGCACGCGTTGCAGATACAACGCGGAGATGAAGAACCACGCGAACATCGCTGCCGCCCATAGCACGCCGACCACGTTGGCGATCGCGACATTGCGCAAGCGGAACAGATCGAGCGGCATCAACGGATGCTGTACGCGCGCTTCGATAACGAGAAACGCGGCCAGCAGTGCGAGCGCGGCGAACAGCAGACCCAGCGTCTGCGCCGAGGTCCAGCCGGCTTCGTTGCCGTTCACGACCGCGTACACGGCGAGCATCAGCGAAGCAGTCACCGTCACCGCGCCGGCCACGTCGAGCCGTTCGCCATGAGCATGACCGCGTGCCGACGGCAGGAGCGCGACGCACAGCGCGTAGACGGCGATGCCAATCGGCAAGTTGACGAGAAAGATCCAGTGCCAGCTCAGCAGGTTGGTCAGCAGGCCGCCAAGCAATACACCGATGCTGCCGCCACCCGCGCAGACAAAACCATAGACGCCCATCGCTTTCGCCCGTTCGCCGGTCTCGGTGAACAGATTCATGATCAGCGACAGCGAAACAGCGGAGACGACGGCGCCGCCCAAACCCTGCACGGCACGTGCGCACACTAGCAGAACTTGCGAGTTCGCCATGCCGCATGCAAGCGACGCCAGCGTGAACAGCGTGATGCCGCCGAGGAACAGCTTGCGGTGGCCGTAGAGATCGCCGAGCCGCCCGCCCAGCAGCAGGCAGCCGCCGAAGGTGAGCATGTACGCATTGACCACCCACACCAGCGAGGTCTCGGTAAAGCCGAGATCCGCGGCGATCGACGGCAAGGCAACGTTCACGATCGTCGTATCGAGCACGATCATGAGCACGCCGAGGCACAGAACGATCAGCGCCAGCCAGCGTTTGTTGCCGTGGATGGAATGGGTCATGCAGGGGCTCCTTTGCCGTGGTCAGTCGGGCGCAAGCGGATGCCGGACGTGCCGCCGCTCGGCACGAAGTCGAAAACCCGGTCGGCAACCCGTTGATGGCAATGGGGAATTTTAGTCTAGCACCCGCGACTTTTGACCCACAACTACGAATTCCTGGGCGGCGTTGGCCGTCAATCGCCGCCCAGTAGTTCGTACTTACCGCCGCGCTCCAACGCCCGCTGATAAGCCGGCCGCGCGTGAATGCGCTTCAGGAAATCGACTACGGCGGGAATCTGCCGCTCCATGCCACCGCGTGCGGTGGCGGCTTCAAGTGGAAAGCTCATCTGAACATCGGCCGCCGTGAAATCGTTGCCGACGAACCAGCCGGTCGCGCCCAATTCCTGATTGATGTAGCCGAGGTGCAACTTCAACTGCGGATCGATAAAGCTCGATTGCAGCGTCGAAGCGATCTTGCGAGCGATCGGCTTGGCAAAGAACGGCATGGGCGCGCTGGCAATGCGCAGGGCGACCAGTTTGAGCAGCAGCGGCGGCATTGCCGAGCCTTCCGCGTAGTGCATCCAGTAGGTGTAACGCTGCCGCTCGGGCGTGCCCGCTGCGGGTGCAAAGCGGCCCTGACCGTACTTGTCGACCAGATACTCGATGATCGCGCCGGATTCGGCGAGGGTCTGGCCGTCGTCGGTAATGACGGGCGACTTGCCGAGCGGATGGACCGCGCGCAACTCGGGCGGCGCCAGCATCGTTTTCGGATCGCGCTCGTAGCGCTTGATTTCGTACGGCACGCCGAGTTCTTCGAGCAGCCACAACACGCGTTGCGAGCGGGAGTTGTTCAGATGATGGACGGTCAGCATGGGTCGAGGGACGTTGGCCTGTGGAGTGTCACATCATAGGGATGTTGTGCCGAGGTGGGGCTCTAGGAAAAAGGGACTACGTGAGCGTACGCAATTCAAAGCGTTTGAGCTTGCCCGTTTCGGTGCGCGGCAGCGCTTTGATGAAAGCGATGACGCGAGGGTATTTATACGGCGCCACGCTATTTTTCACGAAATCCTGCAGTTGCGCGACCAGTTTGTCATCCGGCGTATAACCTGGGTTCAGTACCACGAAGGCCTTGACGATCTGCCCGCGCGTCTCGTCTGGTACCCCGATCACGCCGCATTCGGCCACCGCGTCGTGTTGCATCAGCACGCTTTCCACTTCCGGGCCGGAGATGTTGTAGCCGGCGGAGACGATCATGTCGTCGGCGCGAGCCTGATAAAACACGTAGCCGTCTTCGTCGAGATAGACCGAGTCGCCGGGAAGGTTCCAGCCGTCGCGCACGAACCGGGTTTGCCGGTCGTCGGCCAGATAGCGGCAGCCGGTTGGGCCGCGTACCGCCAGTTTGCCGATGGTGCCGGACGGGACCGGTTGCATGGCATCGTCGACAGCTTGCACGACGTAGCCCGGCACCGCGCGGCCGATGGCATGCGGGCGAATCGCGTCGCCTTGCGACGAGATGAAAATGTGGATCAGTTCCGTGCCGCCAATGCCGTCGATCATGTCGATGCCGCTTGCGTCGCGCCATAGGCGGCGCGTCGAATCCGGTAACGCTTCTCCCGCCGAGACCGTTTTCTTCAGGCTTGAAACGTCGTGATGCGCAATGAGCGGCGCCATTTGCCGATAGAACGTCGGCGCGGTGAACATGATCGTCGCGTTAAAGCGTTCGACGGTTTGCAGCAAGGTCTCGGGCGTGAGCCGCTCGATCAGTACTGTCGACGCACCCACGCGCAGCGGAAAGCACAGCAAACCACCGAGCCCGAATGTGAAGGCAAGTGGCGGCGTGCCACAAAACACATCGTCCGCTGAGGGTTTCAGAACATGACGCGGAAACAGATCGCACATCGCGAGGACGTCGCGATGAAAGTGCATGCAGCCCTTCGGTGCACCCGTCGTGCCGCTGGTGAAGGCGATCAGGCAGACGTCGTCAGCGGCGGTGTCGCAGGCCGTGAAGTGGTCCGGTTTGTTGATCGCGAGGGTGTCGAGCGAATCGGCGGAATCATCATGAAACAGGCGTGTTTGTTTCAGGCCCGCGCAGTAGAACTCATCCTGAGGATTGTTGCAGCGTGCGAGTTCATCGGTGAGTCGTGCGTCGCATAGCGCGGCGCTGACCTGTGCCTTCTCGATGATCTGCTTGAGTTCTTTCGCACGCAGCAGCGGCATGGTGGGCACAACGACGAGGCCGGCCTTCAGCGCGGCGAGCGCCGTGACTGCCATGTGCAACGTGTTCGGTCCGCGCAGCAGGACGCGGTTGCCCGGCTGCAAACCCATTTCATCGACCAGCACGTGCGCGCTGCGGTTGACCAGGGCAAGCAGCTCGCCGTAAGTGGTCGCTTGCGGCTTCCCCTCCACGTCTGACCAGATCGCCGGACGGTCGCGATGGCCTGTTTCGATGTTCGTGTCGAGCAATTCCGTCGCGCAATTGAAGCGCGCCGGGTAGGCAACGTCCGGGTTGTCTAGCAGAAAGACAGGCCATTGATCCTGCGGCGGAAGATTGTCCCGCGCGAAGGTATCGACGTGTGCTGACGGTTCCATCATTGTCTCCCGGTCGTTGAGCCGGCTGAATGCGCTTCGGTTGGCTTGGTGGTTAGGTGTTTCGTATTTCGCGCGCTTACTGGGGGATCACGGCCGTGGCTTCGATCTCGACCTTGGCTTCGTCTTCGATCAATGCGACGACCTGTACCGCGCTCATCGCGATGTCGTAGTCGCCGATCAGTTCGCGAAACGCACGGCCAATGTCTTTCAGCGCGGCAAGGTACTCGCGCTTGTCCGTGACGTACCACGTCATGCGGACCAGATGCTCGGGTGTGCCACCCGCTTCATGCAGCACAGCCAGTACGTTCTTGAGCGCCTGAACGGCCTGTTGTGCGAAGTCGGTGGTCTGAAAGCGCGCCTGTTCGTCCCAACCGATCTGGCCGGCGATGAACACTTGCGTGCCGGTTGCCGCGACGCCGTTCGCGTAACCGCGCGGCTTGAGCCAACCTGCGGGAAGGAGAGCTTTTTTCATGAGCGATGCGCCTCGATGGATTCGGACTGAGGGGTGAACGTCGCGAGCGCGCTCGCGATGTCGGCGGGAATGTCGATGGATGTGCCGCGTTCGAGCGATGTCGTCACGAGCACCTGTTTCGCGCGAAAGCGGGTTTCGTCGCCGCAATAGCCGAGGATGTCGATGCTAATCGAGCGTCGTCCAATCGCCACAACGCTGAGTGCCAGCGTGATCGTTTCACCCATCTGGCTAGGCCGCGAGAACTCGCAATCGAGTTTGACGATCGGCAAGCCGATACGGCGTTGCGCGATCATTTGCGCATAGTCGATCTGCAGGCCGTCGTTGAACCAGTCTTCGACCAACGCGTTGGTCATCACCAGATATTGCGGAAAGAACACGATGCCGGCAGGATCGCAGTGCTGGAAGCGGATGCGGACCGGTCTTTCGAAGGTCGTGTTCATTTCGCTGCGTCCTGGCTGACTTCCGCTGCGTGGGCTTTCAAGAGGTCGCGGCCGATGATCAACTGCTGCACTTCAGTCGCGCCTTCATAAATCCGCAACGCTCGAATCTCGCGGTACAGCATCTCGACCGCAGTGCCGCTTTGCACGCCCATGCCGCCAAAGAGCTGCACGGCGGCGTCGATCACCTGCTGTGCGCCTTCGCTTGCGTGCCACTTGGCCATCGCGGCTTCACGCGTGACGTTTTCGCTTTGATCGCGCAGCCAGGCCGCGCGATAGACGAGCAACGCGCTGCTGTCGATCGTCAATGCCATTTGTGCGAGTTTGGCTTGCGTCAGCTGAAAATCGCCGAGGGTCTGTCCGAACATCTTGCGCGACGACGCACGCGAGAGGCCTTCAGCCATGGCGTGACGCGCGAAACCCAACGATGCCGCCGCGACCGACGTGCGGAAAATATCCAGCGTGCGCATCGCGAGTTTGAAGCCTTCGCCGGGTGCGCCGAGCATCTGGCTGCGCGGCACGCGTGCGCCGGCAAAGTGCAAACGCGCTAGCGGATGCGGCGCGATCACGTCGATGCGTTCAGCGATTTCCAGACCCGGGGTGTCGGCATCGACGATGAATGCGGTAATGCCGCGTGCGCCCGGCGCTTCGCCGGTTCTGGCGAACACCACGTAGAAATCGGCGATGCCGCCGTTCGAGATCCACGTCTTGTCGCCGTCGAGTACATAGAAGTCACCGTCTTCTCGCGCTGAGAGGGACATCGCGGCAACGTCCGAGCCGGCTTCCGGCTCCGACAAAGCGAAGGCGGCGATGGCCGTGCCGTTCGCCACGCGCGGCAGGTAGCGCGTCTTTTGCTCATGTGTGCCGCCAAGCGAGATCGCGCCGGAGCCCAGGCCTTGCATTGCCAACGCGAAATCCGCCAGACCGGAATGCTTGGCGAGGGTTTCGCGCAGGAGGCACACGGCACGTGTGTCGATCGTGTCGCCATTCCCGCCATAGGCAACGCCGCCGACACCGTATTTCAGCCAGCCTGCCGAACCGAGTTCACGGACCAGACGGCGGCAGGTCGCATCGACGTCATCGTGCGCCGCATGCGAGAGATTTGCGCGGCACCATGCTTCGATGCCCTTAGCCAGTTCGCGATGCCGTGGTTCGAAAAACGGCCAGGCCAATGCGCTGTGCAGATCCATATCGCTGTTCGTGCTCAATTCAATCTCCCTCGAACACTGGGCGCGACTTCGCGGCAAACGCGCTATACGCACGTTCGAAATCGCGCGTGCTCATGCAGATGGC
This genomic interval carries:
- a CDS encoding anthranilate--CoA ligase; the protein is MEPSAHVDTFARDNLPPQDQWPVFLLDNPDVAYPARFNCATELLDTNIETGHRDRPAIWSDVEGKPQATTYGELLALVNRSAHVLVDEMGLQPGNRVLLRGPNTLHMAVTALAALKAGLVVVPTMPLLRAKELKQIIEKAQVSAALCDARLTDELARCNNPQDEFYCAGLKQTRLFHDDSADSLDTLAINKPDHFTACDTAADDVCLIAFTSGTTGAPKGCMHFHRDVLAMCDLFPRHVLKPSADDVFCGTPPLAFTFGLGGLLCFPLRVGASTVLIERLTPETLLQTVERFNATIMFTAPTFYRQMAPLIAHHDVSSLKKTVSAGEALPDSTRRLWRDASGIDMIDGIGGTELIHIFISSQGDAIRPHAIGRAVPGYVVQAVDDAMQPVPSGTIGKLAVRGPTGCRYLADDRQTRFVRDGWNLPGDSVYLDEDGYVFYQARADDMIVSAGYNISGPEVESVLMQHDAVAECGVIGVPDETRGQIVKAFVVLNPGYTPDDKLVAQLQDFVKNSVAPYKYPRVIAFIKALPRTETGKLKRFELRTLT
- a CDS encoding drug resistance transporter, EmrB/QacA subfamily — protein: MTHSIHGNKRWLALIVLCLGVLMIVLDTTIVNVALPSIAADLGFTETSLVWVVNAYMLTFGGCLLLGGRLGDLYGHRKLFLGGITLFTLASLACGMANSQVLLVCARAVQGLGGAVVSAVSLSLIMNLFTETGERAKAMGVYGFVCAGGGSIGVLLGGLLTNLLSWHWIFLVNLPIGIAVYALCVALLPSARGHAHGERLDVAGAVTVTASLMLAVYAVVNGNEAGWTSAQTLGLLFAALALLAAFLVIEARVQHPLMPLDLFRLRNVAIANVVGVLWAAAMFAWFFISALYLQRVLGYRPLQVGLAFLPANLIMAFFSLGLSARVVMRFGLRLPLAAGLLVAACGLALFARAPVNGSFVLDVLPGMILLGFGAGIAFNPMLLAAMSDADPSDSGLASGIVNTSFMMGGALGLAVLASLAAARSDAMQASGSATAALNSGYHLAFLFGAIFAAAAGVLGGLLLRPGQPGGARADADAHAHGYDTPASEHPRATGNKAATENY
- a CDS encoding transcriptional regulator, AraC family — translated: MNPVGKALWFIESHFARELTLDDIANCGCVSRFHLARAFEAATGLSVMRYVRARRLSEAARRLAGGAPDILTVAIDAGYGSHEAFTRAFREQFGLTPETLRARGHLDNLTLVEPIKMDETLLTHLEPPRFEDGKPFLIAGLSERYTCDTSTAIPSQWQRFGAYYGKVPGQVGGVAYGVCYNADDAGNFDYLCGVEVSDFSALPAELSRVRIPAQRYAVFSHREHISTIRRTVNTIWNQWLPASGHVPADAPNFERYDEKFDPVSGMGGLEIWLPLKA
- a CDS encoding glutathione S-transferase — its product is MLTVHHLNNSRSQRVLWLLEELGVPYEIKRYERDPKTMLAPPELRAVHPLGKSPVITDDGQTLAESGAIIEYLVDKYGQGRFAPAAGTPERQRYTYWMHYAEGSAMPPLLLKLVALRIASAPMPFFAKPIARKIASTLQSSFIDPQLKLHLGYINQELGATGWFVGNDFTAADVQMSFPLEAATARGGMERQIPAVVDFLKRIHARPAYQRALERGGKYELLGGD
- a CDS encoding acyl-CoA dehydrogenase, translating into MSTNSDMDLHSALAWPFFEPRHRELAKGIEAWCRANLSHAAHDDVDATCRRLVRELGSAGWLKYGVGGVAYGGNGDTIDTRAVCLLRETLAKHSGLADFALAMQGLGSGAISLGGTHEQKTRYLPRVANGTAIAAFALSEPEAGSDVAAMSLSAREDGDFYVLDGDKTWISNGGIADFYVVFARTGEAPGARGITAFIVDADTPGLEIAERIDVIAPHPLARLHFAGARVPRSQMLGAPGEGFKLAMRTLDIFRTSVAAASLGFARHAMAEGLSRASSRKMFGQTLGDFQLTQAKLAQMALTIDSSALLVYRAAWLRDQSENVTREAAMAKWHASEGAQQVIDAAVQLFGGMGVQSGTAVEMLYREIRALRIYEGATEVQQLIIGRDLLKAHAAEVSQDAAK
- a CDS encoding Enamine deaminase RidA, house cleaning of reactive enamine intermediates, YjgF/YER057c/UK114 family; translated protein: MKKALLPAGWLKPRGYANGVAATGTQVFIAGQIGWDEQARFQTTDFAQQAVQALKNVLAVLHEAGGTPEHLVRMTWYVTDKREYLAALKDIGRAFRELIGDYDIAMSAVQVVALIEDEAKVEIEATAVIPQ
- a CDS encoding 4-hydroxybenzoyl-CoA thioesterase, whose protein sequence is MNTTFERPVRIRFQHCDPAGIVFFPQYLVMTNALVEDWFNDGLQIDYAQMIAQRRIGLPIVKLDCEFSRPSQMGETITLALSVVAIGRRSISIDILGYCGDETRFRAKQVLVTTSLERGTSIDIPADIASALATFTPQSESIEAHRS